From one Eucalyptus grandis isolate ANBG69807.140 chromosome 9, ASM1654582v1, whole genome shotgun sequence genomic stretch:
- the LOC104418796 gene encoding protein JINGUBANG produces the protein MRKDRGGTVMSEEPASNANPSRRPTFGAFLRSEPTLFPQDQDNEYHAVAAAANGNRRFSNASATPSPARYYFASPSAGYSTSSPSPYLMSPLNQLSPYAKSPWIMPSPLLGGFPGNNGLVGSLIRKEGHVYSLAATGDLLYTGSDSKNIRVWKNFREFSGFKSNSGLVKAIVVAGDRVFTGHQDGKIRVWKKPSKDNRLLDNLSVAPHKRIGSLPTLKDYIKSSVNPKNYVQVRRHSKVLRIKHFDAVSCLSLNQEAGILYSGSWDKTMKVWRLSDSKCLESVDAHDDAINSIASGFDGLVFTGSADGTVKVWRMELHGKGTRHFLIRLLLDQESAVTSLAVSEASGVVYSGSSDGVVNFWTRQKHLSHGGALRGHKLAVLCMAAAGNLVLSGSADKSISVWRRDPVTGAHSWLSVLTGHGGPIKCLAVEQDPTPPGSDNDDEGDENDGRWIVYSGSLDKSVRIWTVSEQMPEMRPYPSPRRSPE, from the coding sequence ATGAGGAAAGATAGAGGAGGAACGGTAATGTCGGAAGAGCCGGCCAGCAACGCCAACCCCAGTCGCCGACCGACTTTCGGAGCGTTCTTGCGTTCCGAACCCACCCTCTTCCCTCAGGACCAAGATAACGAGTACCACGCCGTGGCCGCCGCAGCCAACGGCAACCGCCGCTTCAGCAACGCCTCCGCCACGCCGAGCCCGGCTCGCTACTACTTCGCCTCGCCCTCCGCGGGCTACTCCACGTCCTCGCCGAGCCCTTACCTCATGTCGCCGTTGAACCAGCTGTCTCCCTACGCCAAATCCCCGTGGATTATGCCGTCGCCGCTCCTCGGGGGCTTCCCCGGGAACAACGGCCTCGTCGGGTCCCTCATCCGCAAGGAGGGCCATGTGTACTCCCTTGCGGCCACCGGCGACTTGCTGTACACGGGCTCCGACAGCAAGAACATCCGGGTGTGGAAGAACTTCAGGGAATTCTCGGGGTTCAAGTCCAACAGCGGATTGGTCAAGGCCATCGTCGTCGCCGGCGACAGAGTTTTCACCGGCCACCAAGATGGCAAGATCCGAGTTTGGAAAAAGCCCTCGAAAGATAATCGCCTTCTCGATAATTTGTCTGTGGCCCCGCACAAGCGCATCGGCAGCTTGCCCACGTTGAAGGACTACATCAAGAGCTCGGTAAACCCTAAGAACTACGTTCAGGTCCGCCGACACAGCAAGGTCTTGCGCATCAAGCACTTCGACGCGGTGTCGTGCTTGAGCCTGAACCAGGAAGCGGGCATCTTGTATTCAGGCTCTTGGGACAAGACCATGAAGGTGTGGAGGCTATCCGATTCCAAGTGCTTGGAATCGGTCGATGCTCATGACGATGCGATAAACTCGATCGCCTCGGGGTTTGACGGCTTGGTCTTCACCGGCTCGGCCGATGGAACGGTGAAGGTGTGGAGGATGGAGTTGCACGGGAAGGGGACGAGGCATTTCTTGATCCGGCTCCTGTTGGACCAGGAGAGCGCGGTGACGTCGCTGGCCGTGAGCGAGGCCTCCGGCGTGGTCTACTCCGGGTCCTCGGACGGCGTGGTCAACTTCTGGACGCGCCAGAAGCACCTGTCCCACGGCGGGGCGCTCCGGGGCCACAAGCTGGCGGTCCTGTGCATGGCTGCGGCCGGGAACTTGGTGCTCAGCGGCTCCGCGGACAAGAGCATCTCCGTGTGGCGGAGGGACCCCGTCACGGGGGCCCACTCGTGGCTGAGCGTCCTGACGGGCCACGGCGGGCCCATCAAATGCCTGGCCGTGGAGCAGGACCCGACGCCGCCCGGGTCCGACAACGACGACGAGGGCGACGAGAACGACGGGCGGTGGATCGTGTACAGCGGGAGCCTGGACAAGTCGGTGAGGATATGGACCGTGTCGGAGCAGATGCCGGAGATGAGGCCGTACCCGAGTCCCCGGCGCTCGCCGGAGTGA